Proteins encoded in a region of the Kwoniella botswanensis chromosome 2, complete sequence genome:
- a CDS encoding 26S protease regulatory subunit 8, which yields MAVATQKMPKTPTSVQGGSIKTYYQNKIEAAELDITKKTQNLRRLEAQRNALNTRVRLLREELQVLQEPGSYVGEVVKVMGKKKVLVKVQPEGKYVVDFSPDIPISALTPNIRVALRADSYLLHSILPNKIDPLVSLMMVEKVPDSTYEMVGGLDKQIKEIKEVIELPVKHPELFESLGIAQPKGVLLYGPPGTGKTLLARAVAHHTDCRFIRVSGSELVQKYIGEGSRMVRELFVMAREHAPSIIFMDEIDSIGSSRGGEGGGGGDSEVQRTMMELLNQLDGFEPTKNIKVIMATNRIDILDSALLRPGRIDRKIEFPPPNPEARITILKIHSRKMSLQRGINFRSLAEKMGHCSGAEVRGICTEAGMYALRERRQYVGQEDFEMAVAKVLKKNAESNMSVNKLFS from the exons ATGGCCGTGGCAACTCAGAAGATGCCCAAGACACCTACCTCGGTCCAAGGGGGAAgtatcaag ACATACTACCAGAACAAGATCGAAGCTGCCGAATTGGATATAACTAAGAAAACTCAGAATCTCAGACGTCTCGAAGCTCAACGAAATGCTCTGAACACCAGAG TTCGTCTGTTGAGGGAGGAACTTCAAGTACTGCAAGAACCTGGAAGTTACGTTGGGGAGGTTGTCAAAGtgatgggtaagaagaaggtattGGTAAAAGTTCAACCCGAAGGAAaatatg TTGTCGACTTCTCACCTGATATTCCCATTTCCGCACTTACCCCCAACATCCGAGTAGCTCTCCGAGCCGACTCCTACCTCCTTCATTCAATCTTACCTAACAAGATCGATCCCCTGGTCTctctgatgatggtggagaaAGTTCCCGATTCGACATATGAGATGGTCGGTGGTCTAGATAAACAAATCAAAGAAATTAAAGAAGTCATCGAGTTACCTGTGAAACATCCCGAACTATTCGAATCATTAGGTATAGCTCAACCCAAAGGTGTATTACTCTATGGTCCTCCAGGTACTGGTAAAACCCTTTTAGCGAGGGCTGTGGCGCACCATACGGATTGTAGATTCATTAGAGTATCTGGATCGGAATTGGTACAGAAATACATaggagaaggatcaaggatggtTAGAGAGTTGTTCGTGATGGCTAGGGAACATGCTCCGTCAATTATCTTCAtggatgaaattgattcGATAGGAAGTTCgagaggtggtgaaggtggtggaggaggtgattCAGAAGTTCAAAGGACTATGATGGAATTGTTGAATCAACTGGATGGTTTTGAACCTACAAAGAATATCAAA GTCATCATGGCTACCAACCGAATAGATATACTCGATTCAGCTTTACTTCGACCAGGTCGTATCGATCGAAAGATTGAATTCCCACCTCCCAACCCCGAAGCGAGAATTACTATTCTTAAAATCCATTCGAGAAAG ATGTCATTACAACGAGGAATCAATTTCCGATCATTagctgagaagatgggtCATTGTTCAGGTGCTGAAGTCAGAGGTATATGTACTGAGGCTG GTATGTACGCAttaagagaaagaagacaatATGTAGGACAGGAAGATTTCGAAATGGCCGTTGCCaaggtgttgaagaagaatgcgGAGAGTAATATGAGTGTCAATAAGTTGTTCAGTTAA
- a CDS encoding actin-like protein ARP6, with protein sequence MTTPPIVILDNGAYNIKAGISGVDWEPRIFPNSIARSRTEKKVYVGDEIDSCRDLSGIVYRRPFERGMLVNWDAEKIVWDRIFSPQGLNINPSESSLLVTEPYFNLPNIAETYDQMVFEEWEFQSYFRCTPAALIPYGGLFEDETGIPPDCMIVVDVGYSFTHVIPLRDGQIVWKHVKRIDVGGKLLTNHLKHLISFRQWNMIDQTHVVNDVREQCGFVSMDWKKDLELCKQNPKKNPIVQEYVLPDFSSRSTSRTGYIRSGPNANPPTENEDKQVNGHSRKVEEDEEQILVMGNERFAVPELLFNPSDIGLKQSGLPETIAYVISMMPEELRGMYWAHIGIFGGLGNIEALGERLERDLQALCPVDYEIGIYEAFDPASPPYVAATTLTTSEIYLSTYPITRAEYLEHGPSICRRRFGGPAYNVNPPGFTSGEISGEIDEDERERRYAMGLESIKGRGGKKRKEEEEVISGNWGGRRRRAGGML encoded by the exons ATGACGACCCCGCCTATAGTGATACTAGATAATGGGGCGTATAATATAAAAGCTGGTATAAGTGGTGTGGATTGGGAACCTAG AATATTTCCAAACTCGATAGCCCGTTCGAGGACCGAGAAGAAAGTGTATGTCGGTGATGAAATAGATAGTTGTCGTGATCTTTCGGGAATAGTTTATAGAAGGCCGTTTGAACGG GGGATGCTGGTGAATTGGGATGCAGAAAAGATAGTTTGGGATAGGATATTTTCACCTCAAGGGTTAAAT ATAAATCCCTCAGAATCCAGTCTACTAGTGACTGAACCATACTTCAACCTACCGAATATAGCAGAAACATACGATCAGATGGTAtttgaggaatgggaatttcAGAGTTATTTCAGATGTACtc CTGCTGCACTGATACCGTACGGAGGACTGTTTGAAGACGAGACGGGTATCCCACCTGATTGTATGATCGTGGTGGACGTGGGATATTCTTTCACTCATGTGATACCGCTAAGAGATGGTCAGATAGTCTGGAAACACGTCAAGAG GATCGACGTAGGAGGTAAACTCCTTACAAATCACTTAAAGCACCTCATATCGTTTAGACAGTGGAATATGATTGATCAGACACATGTAGTGAATGATGTGAGGGAACAGTGTGGGTTTGTTAGtatggattggaagaaggatctggAGTTGTGCAA ACAAAATCCTAAGAAAAATCCAATAGTACAAGAATACGTCTTACCCGATTTCTCATCTCGATCAACTTCCCGTACGGGGTATATACGCTCTGGACCAAATGCTAATCCTCCGACTGAGAACGAAGATAAACAAGTCAATGGACATAGTAGGAaagtagaagaagacgaagaacaGATACTGGTCATGGGCAATGAAAGGTTCGCTGTACCGGAATTGTTATTCAACCCTTCTGATATCG GCCTGAAGCAATCGGGGTTACCTGAAACTATCGCATATGTCATATCGATGATGCCCGAAGAACTCAGAGGGATGTATTGGGCTCATATTGGTATCTTTGGTGGTCTAGGGAACATAGAGGCGTTGGGTGAAAGACT AGAGCGGGATCTACAAGCGCTGTGTCCTGTCGATTATGAGATAGGGATATATGAGGCTTTTGA TCCCGCCTCTCCACCATACGTAGCAGCCACGACCCTCACCACCTCCGAGATATACCTATCCACCTACCCGATCACCCGAGCAGAATATCTAGAACATGGACCATCGATATGCCGACGTAGGTTTGGTGGTCCAGCTTATAATGTGAATCCACCTGGATTCACTAGTGGTGAGATATCAGGagagatagatgaagatgagagggagaggaggtaTGCGATGGGATTGGAGAGTATAAAGGGgcgaggagggaagaagaggaaggaggaagaggaggtcaTCAGTGGGAATTggggagggagaaggaggagggcGGGTGGGATGTTGTAG